One genomic window of Solanum dulcamara chromosome 10, daSolDulc1.2, whole genome shotgun sequence includes the following:
- the LOC129869869 gene encoding uncharacterized protein LOC129869869: MDLKGKLIASIEVNCGGHPIHDTIYINTHHIPNIAPKVFNHFEIHMKVKLERLVRLLAGKLTKVTHTVILSLSPSIFLHQIFVGISYKNTPKLYEHQWTTITFMYEKKTEDTNGPITYLGCPLYIGRQRIIYYTGMVSKVIRKIRGWQNKILSFGGRATLVKSVLQSLPIHLLSAIRPTATTINQIKSLIANFFWGWDKEKKKYH; the protein is encoded by the exons atggATCTCAAAGGCAAGTTGATTGCGTCAATAGAGGTAAACTGTGGAGGACATCCTATTCATGATACTATTTACATCAATACTCATCATATACCCAACATAGCCCCTAAAGTGTTCAACCATTTTGAAATTCACATGAAGGTGAAACTAGAAAGGTTGGTTCGATTGTTAGCTGGAAAATTAACCAAGGTAACACACACTGTtatactctctctctctccctcaaTTTTCTTGCATCAAATTTTTGTAGGAATAAGTTataaaaacacacctaaactata TGAACACCAGTGGACGACAATCACATTTATGTACGAGAAGAAAACTGAAGATACAA ATggtcccattacttacctggGCTGTCCACTTTACATTGGACGACAGAGAATCATATACTATACaggtatggtgtccaaagttaTAAGAAAAATTAGAGGCTGGCAGAATAAAATACTGAGCTTTGGAGGCAGAGCAACtttggtgaaatcagtgctgcaatctTTACCAATCCACTTGTTGTCTGCGATCAGACCTACTGCTACAACTATCAATCAGATTAAAAGCCTCATAGCTAactttttctgggggtgggacaaagagaagaagaaatatcattag